In a single window of the Micromonospora sp. WMMD1155 genome:
- a CDS encoding TIGR00730 family Rossman fold protein: MAAICVFCASSRTLDQRWLDLAAETGAEVARRGHTLVSGGGCVGMMGTLADGARSAGGRTLGVIPQSLVDLEVADLASDELLVTDSMASRKTLMIEKSDAFLTLPGGLGTLDELFEVWTTATLALHAKPMVLIDTDGFFRPLLDWLDSLTDQHFLKTPGRDLLMVATTVPEALDALESHLT, from the coding sequence ATGGCGGCGATCTGCGTCTTCTGCGCCTCGTCCCGCACCCTGGACCAGCGCTGGTTGGACCTGGCCGCCGAGACCGGCGCCGAGGTGGCCCGGCGCGGGCACACGCTGGTCAGCGGCGGTGGCTGCGTCGGCATGATGGGAACCCTGGCGGACGGCGCGCGTTCCGCCGGTGGGCGGACCCTCGGGGTGATCCCGCAGTCGCTCGTCGATCTGGAGGTCGCCGACCTGGCCTCGGACGAACTGCTGGTCACCGATTCGATGGCCAGCCGCAAGACCCTGATGATCGAGAAGTCGGACGCCTTCCTCACCCTGCCGGGCGGGCTGGGCACCCTGGACGAGCTGTTCGAGGTCTGGACCACCGCGACCCTCGCCCTGCACGCCAAGCCGATGGTGCTGATCGACACCGACGGCTTCTTCCGACCCCTGCTGGACTGGCTCGACAGCCTGACCGACCAGCACTTCCTGAAGACCCCCGGCCGCGACCTCCTCATGGTGGCCACCACCGTCCCCGAGGCCCTGGACGCCCTGGAGTCCCACCTGACCTGA
- a CDS encoding TIGR00730 family Rossman fold protein has translation MSQSNGREAGRGPGQERHRGAVTLRRGAIPSSTADQRLLDSRGRSDWKTKDAWRALRILSEFVEGFDTLADLPPAVSVFGSARSGPDSAECQLAEQLGGALARAGYAVITGGGPGVMEAANRGASEAGGLSVGLGIELPFEQGINEWVDLAIDFRYFFARKTMFVKYAQAFVVLPGGFGTMDELFEALTLVQTGKVTRFPVVLMGTAYWQGLLDWLRDTMAADGKIGPVDLELICLTDDVNAAVRHIVEAEAALSAEQEAIRDEVVARTGADQQAAAEQAAAEQPRDN, from the coding sequence ATGAGCCAGAGCAACGGGCGGGAGGCCGGTCGCGGTCCCGGACAGGAGCGGCACCGGGGCGCGGTCACCCTGCGCAGAGGGGCGATTCCGAGCAGCACCGCCGACCAGCGGTTGCTGGATTCGCGGGGCCGCAGCGACTGGAAGACCAAGGACGCCTGGCGCGCGCTGCGCATCCTCTCCGAGTTCGTCGAGGGCTTCGACACCCTGGCCGACCTGCCGCCGGCCGTCAGCGTCTTCGGCTCCGCCCGCAGCGGGCCGGACAGCGCCGAGTGCCAGCTCGCCGAGCAGCTGGGCGGTGCGCTCGCCCGAGCCGGCTACGCGGTGATCACCGGGGGTGGGCCCGGTGTGATGGAGGCCGCCAACCGTGGTGCCAGCGAGGCGGGCGGGCTCTCCGTCGGGCTCGGCATCGAGCTGCCGTTCGAGCAGGGCATCAACGAGTGGGTCGACCTGGCCATCGACTTCCGCTACTTCTTCGCCCGCAAGACGATGTTCGTCAAGTACGCCCAGGCGTTCGTGGTGCTGCCCGGCGGGTTCGGCACCATGGACGAGCTGTTCGAGGCGCTCACCCTGGTGCAGACCGGCAAGGTCACCCGGTTCCCGGTGGTGCTGATGGGGACCGCGTACTGGCAGGGGCTGTTGGACTGGCTGCGCGACACCATGGCCGCCGACGGCAAGATCGGCCCGGTGGACCTGGAGCTGATCTGCCTCACCGACGACGTCAACGCGGCGGTCCGGCACATCGTCGAGGCGGAGGCGGCACTCTCCGCCGAGCAGGAGGCGATCCGCGACGAGGTCGTCGCCCGGACCGGGGCGGACCAGCAGGCCGCCGCCGAACAGGCCGCCGCCGAGCAGCCGCGGGACAACTGA
- a CDS encoding ATP-dependent DNA helicase, with translation MQAYRLVRRSGGPAREGDGVPGGGTVAAGDAAHSDHGIPAAGGSGSTDRAGGAMGAPPGRRVDPVQAEVVGHTDGPMLVLGGPGTGKTSTLVEAVAARVAEGVDPERILVLTFGRRGATALRQRIEARIAQDGHRVLREPLVRTFPAYAFGLLRRAAAERGEPSPRLLTGPEQDLIIRELLDVVGEEPEDDPVGWPSDLRPALRTRAFAGQLRDLLMRAAERGVGPVDLARLGEKLGRDDWPAAARFLREYVSVLALRDVSNRGSIAYDPAELVRAATGLLRDDEELLAAERRRLAHVYLDELADTDPAQMELLSVIAGGGTSLVAFADPDSSTYAFRGADPAGVTTFPHRFRTASGAPAAQVLLTTSYRAGPDLLAAVARLGRRLRGPAAHRRLHPLPDAPPGAVEVHTFRSATSEAAWLAHSLRSAHLLDGVPWSRMAVLVRSTALQLPTLRRALHAAGVPTVVHGEDLPLHLQPAVAPLLLLLRCALEPDRLDEEAAVALLHSPLGGADPLAERRLRQGLRALALAGGDRRPSGELIVEALRDPAELADIDRRWAEPAQAVAGLLACARDAAARPGSTAEDVLWAVWHASNLAERWAGAIIQGRPAAGEGDLARRRRAEAADRDLDAVLVLFDAAARFTDRLPGARTEVFLDHVLAQDLPADTIAPTADRGEAVRLLTAHAAKGLEWDLVAVAGVQEGIWPDLRLRGSLLGSERLVDVLAGRSVDGATAANVVGQTSALLDEERRLFHVAISRARHRLLVSAVASAAVGGDDHEEQPSRFLHELVPSTPPRPPNGAGPADPTGPPGPRGTDDGGPGGGDMDDGAADRPGALPVTRPPRALTLPALVAELRTAIIDPAAPAGRRRAAAAELARLAAAGVPGAHPDDWWGLRALSDDRPLVDEGEPVRVTPSAMESALRCSLRWLLERHGGSGPTSTAQGVGNLVHAAAMLAEDASADRGALLDYVAARFDAIELAARWMAGPERERAEAMVDKLLRWLATNPRRLLAIEHEFAVRLDDPNRPVELAGRVDRLEVDEAGRLVVIDLKTGKSTAVTGAELAEHPQLGAYQAAVEAGAFAEFGDESGGAALVQLGTSAKDAREQNQPAVGEGPAAGWATALVRRTADTMAAATFAAVANSKCRVCPVRTSCPVSGQGRQVVEPPTVRPPENP, from the coding sequence ATGCAGGCGTACCGGTTGGTGCGGCGGTCCGGTGGGCCGGCGCGGGAGGGCGACGGCGTGCCTGGCGGCGGCACCGTGGCCGCCGGCGACGCCGCGCACTCCGACCACGGCATCCCGGCTGCCGGTGGCAGCGGGTCGACCGACCGGGCGGGCGGCGCGATGGGCGCACCGCCGGGCCGACGGGTCGATCCGGTGCAGGCCGAGGTGGTCGGGCACACCGACGGGCCGATGCTCGTGCTCGGCGGCCCGGGCACCGGCAAGACCAGCACCCTGGTCGAGGCGGTCGCCGCCCGGGTGGCCGAGGGCGTCGACCCCGAACGCATCCTGGTGCTGACCTTCGGCCGGCGCGGCGCCACCGCGCTGCGTCAGCGCATCGAGGCCCGCATCGCGCAGGACGGCCACCGCGTGTTGCGCGAGCCGCTGGTGCGCACCTTCCCGGCGTACGCCTTCGGGTTGCTCCGCCGGGCCGCCGCCGAGCGGGGTGAGCCGTCGCCCCGGCTGCTCACCGGCCCCGAGCAGGATTTGATCATCCGCGAGCTGTTGGACGTGGTGGGCGAGGAGCCCGAGGACGACCCGGTCGGTTGGCCGAGCGACCTGCGCCCCGCGCTGCGGACCCGGGCGTTCGCCGGTCAGCTACGCGACCTGCTCATGCGTGCCGCCGAGCGGGGCGTGGGCCCGGTCGACCTGGCCCGGCTGGGCGAGAAGCTCGGCCGCGACGACTGGCCGGCCGCCGCCCGCTTCCTGCGGGAGTACGTGTCGGTGCTCGCGCTGCGCGATGTCAGCAACCGGGGCTCCATCGCGTACGACCCGGCCGAGCTGGTCCGGGCGGCCACCGGGCTGCTGCGCGACGACGAGGAACTGCTGGCCGCCGAGCGCCGCCGACTCGCCCACGTGTACCTCGACGAGCTGGCCGACACCGACCCCGCCCAAATGGAGCTGCTGTCGGTGATCGCCGGGGGAGGCACCTCACTCGTCGCGTTCGCCGACCCGGACTCCTCCACGTACGCCTTCCGCGGTGCCGACCCGGCCGGGGTGACCACGTTCCCGCACCGCTTCCGCACCGCCTCCGGGGCACCCGCCGCGCAGGTGCTGCTGACCACGTCGTACCGGGCCGGGCCGGATCTGCTCGCGGCCGTCGCCCGGCTGGGCCGCCGGCTGCGCGGTCCGGCGGCGCACCGCCGGCTGCACCCGCTGCCGGACGCGCCACCCGGGGCGGTCGAGGTGCACACGTTCCGCTCGGCGACCAGCGAGGCCGCCTGGCTGGCCCACTCGTTGCGCTCGGCGCACCTGCTCGACGGCGTGCCCTGGTCGCGGATGGCGGTGCTGGTGCGGTCCACCGCGTTGCAGCTGCCCACCCTGCGACGGGCGCTGCACGCGGCCGGCGTACCCACAGTGGTGCACGGTGAGGATCTGCCCCTGCACCTGCAACCGGCGGTCGCACCTCTGCTGCTGCTGTTGCGGTGCGCGCTCGAACCGGACCGGCTGGACGAGGAGGCGGCGGTCGCGCTGCTGCACTCGCCGCTGGGCGGCGCCGACCCGCTGGCCGAGCGGCGGCTGCGGCAGGGCCTGCGCGCGCTCGCGCTGGCCGGGGGTGACCGACGCCCGTCCGGGGAGCTGATCGTCGAGGCGCTGCGGGATCCGGCGGAGCTGGCCGACATCGACCGGCGCTGGGCCGAGCCGGCGCAGGCGGTGGCCGGGCTGCTGGCCTGCGCGCGGGACGCCGCCGCTCGACCCGGGTCGACGGCGGAGGACGTGCTCTGGGCGGTCTGGCACGCCAGCAACCTCGCCGAGCGCTGGGCGGGCGCGATCATCCAGGGGCGACCGGCGGCCGGTGAGGGTGATCTCGCCCGGCGGCGCCGGGCCGAGGCGGCCGACCGCGACCTAGACGCCGTGCTGGTGCTCTTCGACGCGGCGGCCCGGTTCACCGACCGCCTGCCCGGTGCCCGCACCGAGGTCTTCCTCGACCACGTGCTGGCCCAGGACCTGCCGGCGGACACCATCGCGCCGACCGCCGACCGGGGCGAGGCGGTGCGGCTGCTCACCGCGCACGCCGCGAAGGGCCTGGAGTGGGACCTGGTCGCGGTGGCCGGCGTGCAGGAGGGCATCTGGCCGGACCTGCGACTGCGCGGCAGCCTGCTCGGCTCCGAGCGGCTGGTCGACGTGTTGGCCGGTCGGTCCGTCGACGGAGCGACGGCGGCCAACGTGGTGGGTCAGACCTCCGCGTTGCTGGACGAGGAGCGCCGGCTCTTCCACGTCGCCATCAGCCGGGCCCGACACCGGCTGCTGGTCAGCGCCGTCGCATCGGCCGCCGTCGGCGGTGACGACCACGAGGAACAACCGAGCCGGTTCCTGCACGAGCTGGTCCCCAGCACGCCGCCCCGACCGCCGAACGGCGCTGGGCCGGCCGACCCGACCGGGCCGCCCGGTCCGCGCGGGACCGATGACGGCGGGCCCGGCGGCGGCGACATGGACGACGGTGCAGCGGACCGTCCCGGGGCGCTGCCGGTGACCCGTCCACCTCGGGCGCTCACGCTGCCGGCGCTGGTCGCGGAGCTGCGTACCGCAATCATCGACCCGGCCGCTCCGGCGGGCCGACGGCGCGCCGCGGCGGCCGAGCTGGCCCGGCTCGCCGCCGCCGGGGTGCCCGGCGCGCACCCGGACGACTGGTGGGGGTTGCGCGCGCTCTCCGACGACCGGCCGCTCGTCGACGAGGGCGAGCCGGTGCGGGTCACCCCGTCGGCGATGGAGAGCGCACTGCGGTGCAGCCTGCGCTGGTTGCTGGAGCGGCACGGCGGCAGCGGTCCGACCAGCACGGCGCAGGGGGTGGGCAACCTGGTCCACGCCGCCGCGATGCTCGCCGAGGACGCCAGCGCCGACCGGGGCGCTCTGCTCGACTACGTGGCCGCCCGGTTCGACGCCATCGAGCTGGCCGCCAGGTGGATGGCCGGGCCGGAGCGCGAGCGCGCCGAGGCGATGGTCGACAAGCTGCTGCGCTGGTTGGCCACCAACCCGCGGCGGCTGCTCGCCATCGAGCACGAGTTCGCCGTCCGCCTGGACGACCCGAACCGACCGGTGGAGCTGGCCGGTCGGGTCGACAGGTTGGAGGTCGACGAGGCCGGGCGGCTCGTGGTGATCGACCTGAAGACCGGCAAGTCCACCGCAGTCACCGGCGCCGAGTTGGCCGAACACCCGCAGCTCGGCGCCTACCAGGCGGCCGTGGAGGCGGGGGCGTTCGCCGAGTTCGGGGACGAGTCGGGCGGCGCCGCGCTGGTCCAGCTCGGCACCTCCGCCAAGGACGCACGGGAGCAGAACCAGCCGGCGGTCGGCGAGGGACCGGCGGCCGGCTGGGCGACGGCACTGGTCCGGCGGACCGCCGATACGATGGCGGCCGCCACGTTCGCCGCGGTGGCCAACTCGAAGTGCCGGGTCTGCCCGGTGCGGACCAGCTGCCCGGTCTCCGGGCAGGGACGCCAGGTGGTCGAGCCGCCCACCGTCCGTCCCCCGGAGAATCCGTGA
- the dapE gene encoding succinyl-diaminopimelate desuccinylase, with protein sequence MENPLTPEVLADPVQLTRALVDIESVSLNEKAIADCVEEVLRGVPHLSTHRHGNTVMARTDLGRSQRVVLAGHLDTVPLNNNFPSTMRGDLMYGCGTSDMKSGTAYALHLAVTLPDPRYDVTYFFYEAEEIESRYNGLNLVAQAYPEWLEADFAVLLEPTYGIVEAGCQGTMRSVVTTTGVRAHSARSWHGVNAIHAAGEVLRRLQTYEARRVTIDGCDYREGMNAVRIGGGVAGNVVPDHCEVEVNYRFAPDRSPAEAEAHLREVFAGFEVKVTDIAPGAAPGLEAAPAKEFLAAVGAAPIGKLGWTDVARFAAMGIPALNFGPGDPNLAHHPDEHVEISKIRDGAATLHRWLAPV encoded by the coding sequence ATGGAGAACCCGCTGACCCCCGAGGTCCTCGCCGATCCGGTGCAGCTGACCCGCGCTCTGGTCGACATAGAGTCCGTGTCCCTCAACGAGAAGGCGATCGCCGACTGCGTCGAAGAGGTCCTGCGCGGTGTGCCGCACCTGAGCACCCACCGGCACGGCAACACCGTGATGGCGCGCACCGACCTCGGTCGGTCGCAGCGCGTCGTGCTGGCCGGGCACCTGGACACCGTGCCGCTGAACAACAACTTCCCGTCGACGATGCGCGGCGACCTGATGTACGGCTGTGGCACCTCCGACATGAAGTCCGGCACCGCGTACGCGCTGCACCTCGCGGTGACCCTGCCCGACCCGCGGTACGACGTGACCTACTTCTTCTACGAGGCCGAGGAGATCGAGTCCCGGTACAACGGGCTGAACCTGGTCGCCCAGGCGTACCCGGAGTGGCTCGAGGCGGATTTCGCGGTGCTGCTGGAGCCGACGTACGGCATCGTCGAGGCGGGCTGCCAGGGCACCATGCGTTCGGTGGTCACCACGACCGGGGTACGCGCGCACTCGGCGCGCTCCTGGCACGGGGTGAACGCCATCCACGCCGCCGGTGAGGTGTTGCGACGCCTCCAGACGTACGAGGCGCGTCGGGTCACCATCGACGGCTGCGACTACCGCGAGGGCATGAACGCGGTGCGGATCGGCGGTGGAGTGGCCGGCAACGTGGTCCCCGACCACTGTGAGGTCGAGGTCAACTACCGGTTCGCCCCGGATCGCAGCCCCGCCGAGGCGGAGGCGCACCTGCGGGAGGTGTTCGCCGGTTTCGAGGTGAAGGTGACCGACATCGCGCCGGGCGCAGCCCCCGGGCTGGAGGCGGCTCCGGCGAAGGAGTTCCTGGCGGCGGTGGGTGCCGCGCCGATCGGCAAGCTGGGCTGGACGGACGTGGCGCGCTTCGCGGCCATGGGCATCCCCGCGCTGAACTTCGGCCCCGGTGACCCGAACCTCGCCCACCACCCCGACGAGCACGTCGAGATCAGCAAGATCCGCGACGGCGCGGCGACCCTGCACCGCTGGCTGGCCCCGGTCTGA